From Zingiber officinale cultivar Zhangliang chromosome 5B, Zo_v1.1, whole genome shotgun sequence, the proteins below share one genomic window:
- the LOC121987864 gene encoding uncharacterized protein LOC121987864: MKPHGRLLSELLEQQQEPFVLDLYLVERGYSEGCLASRSCSLCWPGKGCKRLKLLTSHGFRSWRKALSWFHRAPHLNNVPKHNACSSSSWNYNIAHYDAKEEKSGMSLSLPRKVLRIFNDFLEVAYAPAFYQLIGSKRQIYEWSASERKMLSAKIPPLNSTRHLVISELSCSSDVEWSEFPSQVGEIGVELEATLFEDIKEETISDMICDIVWFF, from the exons ATGAAACCCCATGGAAGGCTTCTTTCTGAGCTGCTGGAACAGCAACAGGAGCCTTTTGTATTGGATCTTTACCTTGTGGAGAGAGGCTACTCTGAGGGGTGTCTTGCATCCAGGTCTTGCTCACTTTGCTGGCCTGGGAAGGGATGCAAAAGGCTAAAATTGCTGACCAGCCATGGCTTCAGGTCTTGGAGGAAGGCCTTGAGTTGGTTTCACAGGGCTCCTCATCTCAACAATGTCCCCAAACACAATGCCTGCTCCAGCTCATCCTGGAATTACAATATAGCTCACT ATGATGCAAAGGAGGAGAAGTCAGGCATGAGTCTCAGCTTGCCAAGAAAAGTCCTGCGTATCTTTAATGATTTTCTTGAGGTAGCGTACGCTCCTGCATTCTATCAGCTCATTGGATCAAAGAGGCAGATTTATGAGTGGTCTGCTTCGGAGAGAAAAATGCTAAGCGCAAAGATTCCTCCACTGAACAGCACAAGGCATTTGGTGATCTCTGAGCTTTCATGCTCCAGCGATGTGGAGTGGAGTGAATTCCCGTCTCAGGTTGGAGAAATTGGAGTGGAGCTAGAAGCTACACTTTTTGAAGACATCAAAGAGGAAACAATTTCAGACATGATTTGTGATATAGTCTGGTTTTTTTAG